In one Dermacentor variabilis isolate Ectoservices chromosome 4, ASM5094787v1, whole genome shotgun sequence genomic region, the following are encoded:
- the LOC142578843 gene encoding beta-1,4-glucuronyltransferase 1-like isoform X2 has translation MHRKLRKSLIWTALGASAVTLLFTCTTFKTCIRRYGARQKSPLEVPDLRSILSTYTDVFTLPPFRLDSQSLYRVHEKAIEGEKRAPDRALVCLSTIASLDHLHWLRELSEHWAGPVSVAVFFRENFDLQLMVTYLHVLRVCFPAIRENFSFHFVSPAERNDSGAKDTFAWEDVDKPLFCDNHRALLRALLSIQRTRGWPRLLFPQNHLRNVARDGCVSSPYFYATDVDVMPQYGLYERLSAFLLRQPPCTKCLYVVPAFEGTEFVPHPRTKNALLSRTGNRKDFRVYHAVAFSKNQRATNFNKWRKIPSKSELFVAYEAAFEFGYECFYIGPHDVPKFREIFIGYGFTRNVQKAIS, from the exons ATGCACCGGAAGCTGCGCAAGAGCCTCATCTGGACGGCTCTCGGCGCGAGCGCAGTCACGCTACTGTTCACCTGCACCACCTTCAAGACCTGCATCCGGCGCTATGGAGCGCGTCAGAAGAGCCCTCTCGAGGTTCCCGACCTCCGGAGCATCCTGTCCACTTACACCGACGTCTTCACGCTACCGCCGTTCAGGCTGGACTCGCAGTCTCTGTACCGAGTCCACGAGAAGGCTATCGAGGGCGAAAAGCGAGCGCCCGACAGAGCGCTCGTGTGTTTGTCCACCATCGCTTCGCTGGACCATCTGCACTGGCTACGCGAGCTCTCTGAGCACTGGGCCGGCCCGGTGTCGGTGGCTGTGTTCTTCAGGGAGAACTTCGACCTGCAGCTCATGGTGACGTACCTGCACGTGCTTAGGGTGTGCTTCCCGGCAATCAGGGAGAACTTCAGTTTTCACTTTGTGTCGCCTGCAGAGAGGAACGACAGTGGTGCGAAAGACACGTTCGCGTGGGAAGACGTAGACAAACCGCTGTTCTGTGACAACCACCGCGCTCTGTTGCGTGCCCTTCTGTCTATCCAGCGGACGCGAGGCTGGCCTCGCTTGCTCTTCCCGCAGAACCACTTAAGAAACGTTGCGCGTGATGGCTGCGTTTCCAGCCCGTATTTCTATGCGACGGACGTGGACGTTATGCCGCAGTACGGACTGTATGAGCGGCTCTCCGCGTTCCTGCTGCGGCAGCCGCCTTGTACGAAGTGTCTTTACGTCGTGCCTGCTTTCGAAGGCACCGAGTTTGTTCCCCATCCGAGGACCAAGAACGCTTTGCTCAGTAG AACAGGAAACAGGAAGGACTTCCGAGTATATCACGCTGTGGCGTTCAGCAAAAACCAGCGGGCTACGAATTTCAACAAGTGGAGGAAAATCCCGAGCAAGAGTGAGCTCTTCGTAGCTTACGAAGCAGCCTTCGAATTCGGCTATGAGTGCTTCTACATCGGTCCTCACGACGTACCCAAGTTTCGCGAGATATTCATCGGTTATGGATTCACGAGAAACGTACAG AAAGCAATCTCATAA